Within the Erigeron canadensis isolate Cc75 chromosome 6, C_canadensis_v1, whole genome shotgun sequence genome, the region GTTGTTTGAGAAATACAAGCCCGATTGCCCGAGGATTAGGGTTTAGGAACACTAGCCCATCTAAGCAGAAAGTGATTAAGACGAAACCGAGAGGTTTAGATGAGGAAATGGTAGCTACATTTTCTAAGGCTATACACCCTGATGTTCATATGGAAGATAATATATGGGCATTGTTACCTGAGGATTTGTTGCATGAAATATTAGCTAGGGTTCCGCCTTTTATGATATTTCGTTTGCGTTGTGTTTGTAAGAGATGGAATTCGATATTGCAGGATAACGGGTTTCTTAAGTTTCATTCACAAGTTCCATCACACGGGCCTTGTCTTCTTACGTTTTGGAAGAATTTGCAGACACCTCAGTGTTCTGTTTTTAGCTTGCCATTGAAACAATGGTATAAGATTCCTTTTACGTTTTTGCCTTATTGGGCGTTTTGGTTGGTTAGTGCTTCGGGTGGACTTGTTTGCTTTTCGGGTCATGATGGTTTGACTTTTAAAACGTTGATTTGTAATCCGCTGACACAGAGTTGGAGAACTTTACCTAGTATGCATTATAATCAGCAAAGACAGTTGATTATGGTTGTTGATAGAAAGAAACAGTCTTATAAGGTTATTGCTGCTAGTGACATATATGGGGACAAATCACTTCCTACTGAGGTATATGATTCGATACATGACAGTTGGTCACTTCACCAGACAATGCCAGCGGTTAATCTTTGCTCGTCAAAGATGGCATTTTGTGACTCAAGGTTATACTTGGAAACAATTTCGCCTATTGGATTGATGATGTATCAACTGGATGCAGGATATTGGGAACATATACCTGCAAAGTTCCCACAGTCTTTATTAGATGGGTATTTGGTTGCTGGTGCTAAAAAGCGGTTGTTTCTAGTTGGAAGAATCGGTCTTTATAGTACTCTTCAGAGTATGAGAGTTTGGGAATTGGATCATGTGAAAGTGATTTGGATTGAGATAAGTAGAATGCCTCCGAGGTACTTTAGAGCTCTCTTGAGGTTGTCAGCGGAGAGATTTGAGTGCTTTGGACAGGATAACTTGATCTGTTTTACATCTTGGAATCAAGGTAAAGGTCTGCTCTTTGATGTCGATAAAAAGGTGTGGTCTTGGATAGCTGGCTGTGCTCTGCAGTCATATAACAGTCAGGTCTGTTTCTATGAGCCACGGTTTGACGCTTCAATCTACTGAACTGGAAATTTGGCCAGTTGGTAACCTGAAGGAACTCTGTAGCTCCAATATGGTCATGGCGATTGGGTCCATGATCATCCACCTGGTCCGTCTGCCAGCATTTATCCGTGCCAAAAGAAGTGTCTTCAAACAATATTTCAATCTTCTGGGGAAGTGGCTATACACCCAATTTTGACAAGAAATGTTagacttaaaaaataatttatgaaaaaatgtttataaaggTGAACTGATCCCATTAacaaaaagagaagaagaagtgAGAAAAAATAAGTTATATCATATGGGGCCACACCTGTTTGTAAGAATCTGTTATAATTGTTCCTAGATGTAACTTTCTCTGTCTGAGATCAGTGTTCATACTTTATACAAGGTAGTCTGAGGACacaatgtttatatttttttacattaaaacCTGTTAGTATACTTCTTGAAATTGGTTTATAGATGCAAGTTTCGTTGTTCAAACTGCTGTTCATATTTTGGGTCCTTCATATCATGTCGTTTTGGGTACTTCATTTATATGCAATTTGACTTTTTGAAGTCAACTCTAGGACCTCAAGTCTCAATCTGATATGTGAACGTTAATGCAAATATAACACacaaatgtttttttgtttccaTTCTATATCTTTTGGAATTGAATGTAGAAGCTGAATATTCTAAAGTTGAAATAATACTAATGAATATAGAAGTTGAAATATAACAGCTTTGACATCAAAAGTCATACTGTACAAAATAGAACAGTCTAACCATGATGTACAAAATAGAACAGTCTAACCATGATGTCTTCCAACTGTGCAAATAACTAAAGTTAAACTACAATTAGGGGGTCTTCTATTCTAACTCAGTAATCTATCGATCTCCGCCTTCCATTTCTTCTTGATCTTCCATCTGAGTCCCTTTTTTGCTGCTCATCATCTCTCCACCACCTCTAACACCACTACTTGCAGCATTTCTGTTAACAGAACCAGCACTTTGaccaaaaaacaaactaaaaagtccagaatcatcttcatcaagatcatcTGCCTATAATACAAGAAAGCAAAAATTGATTTGTAAGTGTTAAATTGTAAGGAGGTAGAAATGCAAGTAAAGTCAAAGACTTTGATGTATTTCATTGATGGAGAGTACTTTCAATACGGTATAATTGCGTATCGTAAAACCAAATGTTTGCTCATGGATTCTCATAATATGGGATACTTATATATTGTTACAAACAAGTGTTTGTTAATGGATGATACATTATCTCATATTGAAAGaagattataatataaaaatattcagATTAATGta harbors:
- the LOC122605314 gene encoding F-box/kelch-repeat protein At5g15710-like, with the protein product MVATFSKAIHPDVHMEDNIWALLPEDLLHEILARVPPFMIFRLRCVCKRWNSILQDNGFLKFHSQVPSHGPCLLTFWKNLQTPQCSVFSLPLKQWYKIPFTFLPYWAFWLVSASGGLVCFSGHDGLTFKTLICNPLTQSWRTLPSMHYNQQRQLIMVVDRKKQSYKVIAASDIYGDKSLPTEVYDSIHDSWSLHQTMPAVNLCSSKMAFCDSRLYLETISPIGLMMYQLDAGYWEHIPAKFPQSLLDGYLVAGAKKRLFLVGRIGLYSTLQSMRVWELDHVKVIWIEISRMPPRYFRALLRLSAERFECFGQDNLICFTSWNQGKGLLFDVDKKVWSWIAGCALQSYNSQVCFYEPRFDASIY